A single region of the Eulemur rufifrons isolate Redbay chromosome 8, OSU_ERuf_1, whole genome shotgun sequence genome encodes:
- the CLCC1 gene encoding chloride channel CLIC-like protein 1 isoform X2 produces the protein MLYSLLLCECLLLIAGYAHDDDWIDPTDMLNYDAASGTMRKPQIDECEKKKRKDCESQSNPVFRRYLNKILIEAGKLGLPDESKDAMHYDAEIILKRQTLLEIQKFLSGEDWKPGALDDVLSDILINFKFHDFETWKWRFEDSFGVDPYSVLMVLLCLLCIVVLVATELWTYVRWYTQLRRVLIISFLFSLGWNWMYLYKLAFAQHQAEVAKMEPLNNVCAEKMDWTGSIWEWFRSSWTYKDDPCQKYYELLLVNPIWLVPPTKALAVTFTNFVTEPLKHIGKGAGEFIKALMKEIPALLHIPVLIIIALAVLGFCYGAGKSVHVLRHLGGPEREPPQALQPGDRRWQKEIDYRPHGGAGDADFYYRGQIERGPYDKTYEGRRDVLRERDVDLRFQTGNKSPEVLRAFDLPDAEAREHPEVVPSPKSPILDTKPKEIGEIPGESIPTESSKSAKPASDQEVPGNIEGSPAAEKAQLKTEAKGSPEEGGTHSSARTAAGPCGKDPVGSPCG, from the exons ATGCTATATTCTTTGCTCCTTTGTGAGTGTCTGTTGCTGATAGCTGGCTATGCTCATGATGATGACTGGATTGACCCCACAGACATGCTTAACTATGATGCTGCTTCAGGAACAATGAGAAAACCTCAG ATTGATGagtgtgaaaagaaaaagaggaaagactgTGAGAGTCAAAGCAATCCTGTTTTTAGGAGATacttaaataagattttaattgaAGCTGGAAAGCTTGGACTT CCTGATGAAAGCAAAGACGCTATGCATTATGATGCTGAGATTATCCTTAAAAGACAAACgttgttagaaatacagaagtTTCTTAGTGGAGAAGACTGGAAACCAGGTGCCTTGGATGATGTACTGagtgatattttaattaattttaagtttCATGATTTTGAAACATGGAAGTGGCGATTTGAAGATTCCTTTGGAGTGGATCCGTATAGTGTGTTAATG GTACTTCTGTGTCTGCTCTGCATCGTGGTATTAGTAGCTACCGAGCTCTGGACATACGTACGTTGGTACACCCAGTTGAGACGTGTTTTGATCATCAGTTTCCTCTTCAGTTTGGGATGGAATTGGATGTATTTATATAAG CTAGCTTTTGCACAGCATCAGGCCGAAGTTGCCAAGATGGAGCCATTAAACAATGTGTGTGCTGAAAAGATGGATTGGACTGGAAGTATTTGGG AGTGGTTTAGAAGTTCATGGACCTATAAGGATGACCCATGCCAAAAATACTATGAGCTTTTATTAGTCAACCCTATTTGGTTGGTCCCACCAACAAAG GCACTGGCAGTTACATTCACCAACTTTGTAACAGAGCCACTGAAGCACATTGGAAAAGGAGCTGGTGAATTTATTAAAGCACTCATGAAGGAGATTCCAGCGTTACTTCACATTCCTGTGCTGATAATTATAGCATTAGCTGTCTTG GGTTTCTGCTATGGTGCCGGAAAATCAGTTCATGTGCTAAGACATTTAGGTGGTCCTGAGAGAGAACCTCCCCAGGCACTCCAGCCAGGTGACAGAAGATGGCAGAAGGAAATTGATTATAGACCCCATGGTGGAGCAGGTGATGCAGATTTCTATTATAGGGGCCAAATTGAGCGAGGCCCTTATGACAAAACATATGAGGGTAGAAgagatgttttgagagagagagatgttgacTTGAGATTTCAGACTGGCAACAAGAGCCCTGAAGTGCTCCGGGCATTTGATTTACCAGACGCAGAGGCACGAGAGCATCCCGAGGTGGTACCCAGT CCTAAATCACCTATTTTGGATACAAAGCCCAAAGAGATTGGTGAAATCCCAGGAGAAAGCATACCGACTGAAAGCAGCAAGTCTGCTAAGCCTGCTTCTGACCAGGAGGTACCAGGGAATATAGAAGGTTCACCTGCAGCGGAAAAGGCCCAGCTCAAGACTGAAGCCAAAGGCAGCCCAGAGGAAGGCGGTACTCACAGCTCAGCAAGAACTGCTGCTGGGCCATGTGGAAAGGATCCGGTCGGCAGCCCCTGTGGCTAG
- the CLCC1 gene encoding chloride channel CLIC-like protein 1 isoform X3, translating to MLYSLLLCECLLLIAGYAHDDDWIDPTDMLNYDAASGTMRKPQVKYDTSEKKDVSPDLSYADEISECYHKLDSLTHKIDECEKKKRKDCESQSNPVFRRYLNKILIEAGKLGLFHDFETWKWRFEDSFGVDPYSVLMVLLCLLCIVVLVATELWTYVRWYTQLRRVLIISFLFSLGWNWMYLYKLAFAQHQAEVAKMEPLNNVCAEKMDWTGSIWEWFRSSWTYKDDPCQKYYELLLVNPIWLVPPTKALAVTFTNFVTEPLKHIGKGAGEFIKALMKEIPALLHIPVLIIIALAVLGFCYGAGKSVHVLRHLGGPEREPPQALQPGDRRWQKEIDYRPHGGAGDADFYYRGQIERGPYDKTYEGRRDVLRERDVDLRFQTGNKSPEVLRAFDLPDAEAREHPEVVPSPKSPILDTKPKEIGEIPGESIPTESSKSAKPASDQEVPGNIEGSPAAEKAQLKTEAKGSPEEGGTHSSARTAAGPCGKDPVGSPCG from the exons ATGCTATATTCTTTGCTCCTTTGTGAGTGTCTGTTGCTGATAGCTGGCTATGCTCATGATGATGACTGGATTGACCCCACAGACATGCTTAACTATGATGCTGCTTCAGGAACAATGAGAAAACCTCAG GTGAAATATGATACTTCAGAGAAAAAGGATGTCAGTCCTGACTTGTCATATGCTGatgaaatttcagaatgttatcaTAAACTTGATTCTTTAACTCATAAG ATTGATGagtgtgaaaagaaaaagaggaaagactgTGAGAGTCAAAGCAATCCTGTTTTTAGGAGATacttaaataagattttaattgaAGCTGGAAAGCTTGGACTT tttCATGATTTTGAAACATGGAAGTGGCGATTTGAAGATTCCTTTGGAGTGGATCCGTATAGTGTGTTAATG GTACTTCTGTGTCTGCTCTGCATCGTGGTATTAGTAGCTACCGAGCTCTGGACATACGTACGTTGGTACACCCAGTTGAGACGTGTTTTGATCATCAGTTTCCTCTTCAGTTTGGGATGGAATTGGATGTATTTATATAAG CTAGCTTTTGCACAGCATCAGGCCGAAGTTGCCAAGATGGAGCCATTAAACAATGTGTGTGCTGAAAAGATGGATTGGACTGGAAGTATTTGGG AGTGGTTTAGAAGTTCATGGACCTATAAGGATGACCCATGCCAAAAATACTATGAGCTTTTATTAGTCAACCCTATTTGGTTGGTCCCACCAACAAAG GCACTGGCAGTTACATTCACCAACTTTGTAACAGAGCCACTGAAGCACATTGGAAAAGGAGCTGGTGAATTTATTAAAGCACTCATGAAGGAGATTCCAGCGTTACTTCACATTCCTGTGCTGATAATTATAGCATTAGCTGTCTTG GGTTTCTGCTATGGTGCCGGAAAATCAGTTCATGTGCTAAGACATTTAGGTGGTCCTGAGAGAGAACCTCCCCAGGCACTCCAGCCAGGTGACAGAAGATGGCAGAAGGAAATTGATTATAGACCCCATGGTGGAGCAGGTGATGCAGATTTCTATTATAGGGGCCAAATTGAGCGAGGCCCTTATGACAAAACATATGAGGGTAGAAgagatgttttgagagagagagatgttgacTTGAGATTTCAGACTGGCAACAAGAGCCCTGAAGTGCTCCGGGCATTTGATTTACCAGACGCAGAGGCACGAGAGCATCCCGAGGTGGTACCCAGT CCTAAATCACCTATTTTGGATACAAAGCCCAAAGAGATTGGTGAAATCCCAGGAGAAAGCATACCGACTGAAAGCAGCAAGTCTGCTAAGCCTGCTTCTGACCAGGAGGTACCAGGGAATATAGAAGGTTCACCTGCAGCGGAAAAGGCCCAGCTCAAGACTGAAGCCAAAGGCAGCCCAGAGGAAGGCGGTACTCACAGCTCAGCAAGAACTGCTGCTGGGCCATGTGGAAAGGATCCGGTCGGCAGCCCCTGTGGCTAG
- the CLCC1 gene encoding chloride channel CLIC-like protein 1 isoform X1: MLYSLLLCECLLLIAGYAHDDDWIDPTDMLNYDAASGTMRKPQVKYDTSEKKDVSPDLSYADEISECYHKLDSLTHKIDECEKKKRKDCESQSNPVFRRYLNKILIEAGKLGLPDESKDAMHYDAEIILKRQTLLEIQKFLSGEDWKPGALDDVLSDILINFKFHDFETWKWRFEDSFGVDPYSVLMVLLCLLCIVVLVATELWTYVRWYTQLRRVLIISFLFSLGWNWMYLYKLAFAQHQAEVAKMEPLNNVCAEKMDWTGSIWEWFRSSWTYKDDPCQKYYELLLVNPIWLVPPTKALAVTFTNFVTEPLKHIGKGAGEFIKALMKEIPALLHIPVLIIIALAVLGFCYGAGKSVHVLRHLGGPEREPPQALQPGDRRWQKEIDYRPHGGAGDADFYYRGQIERGPYDKTYEGRRDVLRERDVDLRFQTGNKSPEVLRAFDLPDAEAREHPEVVPSPKSPILDTKPKEIGEIPGESIPTESSKSAKPASDQEVPGNIEGSPAAEKAQLKTEAKGSPEEGGTHSSARTAAGPCGKDPVGSPCG, translated from the exons ATGCTATATTCTTTGCTCCTTTGTGAGTGTCTGTTGCTGATAGCTGGCTATGCTCATGATGATGACTGGATTGACCCCACAGACATGCTTAACTATGATGCTGCTTCAGGAACAATGAGAAAACCTCAG GTGAAATATGATACTTCAGAGAAAAAGGATGTCAGTCCTGACTTGTCATATGCTGatgaaatttcagaatgttatcaTAAACTTGATTCTTTAACTCATAAG ATTGATGagtgtgaaaagaaaaagaggaaagactgTGAGAGTCAAAGCAATCCTGTTTTTAGGAGATacttaaataagattttaattgaAGCTGGAAAGCTTGGACTT CCTGATGAAAGCAAAGACGCTATGCATTATGATGCTGAGATTATCCTTAAAAGACAAACgttgttagaaatacagaagtTTCTTAGTGGAGAAGACTGGAAACCAGGTGCCTTGGATGATGTACTGagtgatattttaattaattttaagtttCATGATTTTGAAACATGGAAGTGGCGATTTGAAGATTCCTTTGGAGTGGATCCGTATAGTGTGTTAATG GTACTTCTGTGTCTGCTCTGCATCGTGGTATTAGTAGCTACCGAGCTCTGGACATACGTACGTTGGTACACCCAGTTGAGACGTGTTTTGATCATCAGTTTCCTCTTCAGTTTGGGATGGAATTGGATGTATTTATATAAG CTAGCTTTTGCACAGCATCAGGCCGAAGTTGCCAAGATGGAGCCATTAAACAATGTGTGTGCTGAAAAGATGGATTGGACTGGAAGTATTTGGG AGTGGTTTAGAAGTTCATGGACCTATAAGGATGACCCATGCCAAAAATACTATGAGCTTTTATTAGTCAACCCTATTTGGTTGGTCCCACCAACAAAG GCACTGGCAGTTACATTCACCAACTTTGTAACAGAGCCACTGAAGCACATTGGAAAAGGAGCTGGTGAATTTATTAAAGCACTCATGAAGGAGATTCCAGCGTTACTTCACATTCCTGTGCTGATAATTATAGCATTAGCTGTCTTG GGTTTCTGCTATGGTGCCGGAAAATCAGTTCATGTGCTAAGACATTTAGGTGGTCCTGAGAGAGAACCTCCCCAGGCACTCCAGCCAGGTGACAGAAGATGGCAGAAGGAAATTGATTATAGACCCCATGGTGGAGCAGGTGATGCAGATTTCTATTATAGGGGCCAAATTGAGCGAGGCCCTTATGACAAAACATATGAGGGTAGAAgagatgttttgagagagagagatgttgacTTGAGATTTCAGACTGGCAACAAGAGCCCTGAAGTGCTCCGGGCATTTGATTTACCAGACGCAGAGGCACGAGAGCATCCCGAGGTGGTACCCAGT CCTAAATCACCTATTTTGGATACAAAGCCCAAAGAGATTGGTGAAATCCCAGGAGAAAGCATACCGACTGAAAGCAGCAAGTCTGCTAAGCCTGCTTCTGACCAGGAGGTACCAGGGAATATAGAAGGTTCACCTGCAGCGGAAAAGGCCCAGCTCAAGACTGAAGCCAAAGGCAGCCCAGAGGAAGGCGGTACTCACAGCTCAGCAAGAACTGCTGCTGGGCCATGTGGAAAGGATCCGGTCGGCAGCCCCTGTGGCTAG